Proteins from one Lepidochelys kempii isolate rLepKem1 chromosome 6, rLepKem1.hap2, whole genome shotgun sequence genomic window:
- the ZBTB1 gene encoding zinc finger and BTB domain-containing protein 1 isoform X2 translates to MASTSHSTYVLQQLNNQREWGFLCDCCIAIDDIYFQAHKAVLAACSSYFRMFFMNHQHTTAQLNLSNMKISAECFDLILQFMYLGKIMTAPTNFEQFKVAMNYLQLYNVPECLEDIQDTDSSNLKCSSSASSIQNSKMIFGVRMYEDTLTRNGSEVNRWCMEPPSSTVNTSHNKEPDEEALQLGSFPEQLFDVCKKSTVSKFSNTKDRVSHSRRFGRSFTCDSCGFSFSCEKLLDEHVLTCTNRHSYQNTRFYGIEKIDFSEKDATSKILSAQSENYKGDASQAADDSSSPVSNITSRNSSIVASETSGEEGSRATERKRIIIKMEPEDNPEDELKDFNIIKVTDKDCNESTDNDELDDEQEEPLYRYYVAEEINEKRHSRKTLKPRLSIDENARKCLKNARHLNRKAPPVQEDAENAPCELCGLTITEEDLSAHYLSKHIENICACGKCGQILVKGRQLQDHAQTCGEPQDLTMNGIRNAEEKMDLEENPEEQSEIRDMMFAEILEDFRDSHFQMNSLPNKQLYKHSACPFRCPNCGQRFETETLVVEHMSNCLEQDLFKNAIMEENERDHRRKHFCNLCGKGFYQRCHLREHYTVHTKEKQFVCQTCGKQFLRERQLRLHNDMHKGMAR, encoded by the coding sequence ATGGCAAGTACCAGCCACAGCACATATGTCCTTCAGCAGCTAAACAACCAAAGAGAGTGGGGTTTTCTCTGTGACTGCTGCATTGCTATTgatgatatttattttcaagcacACAAAGCGGTCCTAGCTGCCTGCAGCTCTTATTTTAGGATGTTTTTTATGAACCACCAACACACCACAGCCCAACTGAATCTCAGCAACATGAAGATCAGCGCTGAATGCTTTGATCTCATATTACAGTTTATGTATTTAGGAAAAATTATGACGGCCCCTACCAACTTTGAGCAATTTAAAGTGGCAATGAACTATCTACAGTTATATAACGTGCCTGAATGTTTAGAAGATATACAAGATACAGACTCCTCTAATTTAAAGTGTTCATCTTCTGCTTCTAGTATACAGAATAGTAAAATGATATTTGGTGTGAGAATGTATGAAGACACACTTACTAGAAATGGCAGTGAAGTAAACAGGTGGTGTATGGAGCCACCAAGTTCAACCGTAAACACCTCCCATAACAAAGAGCCGGATGAAGAAGCTTTGCAGCTGGGCAGTTTTCCTGAACAACTGTTTGATGTTTGCAAAAAAAGTACCGTGTCCAAATTCTCTAACACAAAAGATCGTGTGTCACATTCACGCCGCTTTGGAAGAAGCTTTACCTGTGACAGCTGTGGGTTTAGTTTTAGCTGTGAAAAGTTACTGGATGAGCATGTGTTAACATGCACAAATAGGCATTCATACCAAAATACCAGGTTTTATGGTATTGAAAAAATTGACTTTAGTGAAAAAGACGCTACTTCTAAAATACTGTCTGCACAATCAGAGAACTATAAAGGGGATGCCAGTCAAGCAGCCGATGACTCTTCATCTCCAGTGTCAAACATAACAAGCAGGAACAGTAGTATAGTTGCATCTGAGACGTCCGGTGAAGAAGGAAGTAGAGCCACTGAGAGGAAAAGAATTATCATCAAGATGGAACCAGAGGATAACCCAGAAGATGAACTGAAAGATTTTAACATTATTAAAGTGACAGATAAAGACTGTAACGAATCTACTGACAATGATGAATTAGATGATGAACAGGAAGAGCCACTTTACAGATATTATGTTGCAGAAGAGATCAATGAAAAGAGACATTCTCGAAAAACTCTAAAACCCCGGTTGTCTATAGATGAGAATGCAAGAAAGTGTTTAAAAAACGCAAGGCATCTTAACAGGAAAGCCCCCCCAGTGCAGGAAGATGCGGAGAATGCGCCCTGTGAACTGTGTGGGCTAACAATTACAGAAGAAGATTTATCTGCTCATTATTTATCTAAACACATAGAAAATATATGTGCTTGTGGCAAATGTGGCCAAATATTGGTCAAGGGTAGACAGTTACAGGATCATGCACAGACATGTGGAGAACCCCAGGATCTGACAATGAATGGTATAAGAAATGCTGAGGAAAAAATGGACTTAGAAGAGAATCCTGAGGAACAGTCTGAAATAAGGGATATGATGTTTGCAGAGATATTGGAGGACTTCAGGGACAGTCACTTCCAAATGAACAGTCTTCCAAACAAACAGTTATATAAGCATTCTGCCTGTCCTTTCCGATGTCCTAATTGTGGTCAGCGTTTTGAAACTGAAACTCTAGTTGTTGAACATATGTCAAACTGCCTAGAGCAAGATCTGTTTAAGAATGCTATTATGGAAGAGAATGAAAGAGATCACAGACGCAAGCATTTCTGCAATCTTTGTGGGAAAGGATTTTATCAGCGTTGTCACTTACGGGAACATTACACTGTTCATACCAAGGAAAAACAATTTGTTTGCCAGACATGTGGAAAGCAGTTTTTAAGAGAACGTCAGCTGCGGCTCCACAATGATATGCACAAAGGCATGGCCAG
- the ZBTB1 gene encoding zinc finger and BTB domain-containing protein 1 isoform X1: MASTSHSTYVLQQLNNQREWGFLCDCCIAIDDIYFQAHKAVLAACSSYFRMFFMNHQHTTAQLNLSNMKISAECFDLILQFMYLGKIMTAPTNFEQFKVAMNYLQLYNVPECLEDIQDTDSSNLKCSSSASSIQNSKMIFGVRMYEDTLTRNGSEVNRWCMEPPSSTVNTSHNKEPDEEALQLGSFPEQLFDVCKKSTVSKFSNTKDRVSHSRRFGRSFTCDSCGFSFSCEKLLDEHVLTCTNRHSYQNTRFYGIEKIDFSEKDATSKILSAQSENYKGDASQAADDSSSPVSNITSRNSSIVASETSGEEGSRATERKRIIIKMEPEDNPEDELKDFNIIKVTDKDCNESTDNDELDDEQEEPLYRYYVAEEINEKRHSRKTLKPRLSIDENARKCLKNARHLNRKAPPVQEDAENAPCELCGLTITEEDLSAHYLSKHIENICACGKCGQILVKGRQLQDHAQTCGEPQDLTMNGIRNAEEKMDLEENPEEQSEIRDMMFAEILEDFRDSHFQMNSLPNKQLYKHSACPFRCPNCGQRFETETLVVEHMSNCLEQDLFKNAIMEENERDHRRKHFCNLCGKGFYQRCHLREHYTVHTKEKQFVCQTCGKQFLRERQLRLHNDMHKGMARYVCSICDQGNFRKHDHVRHMISHLSAGETICQVCFQIFPNNEQLEQHMDVHLYTCGVCGAKFNLRKDMRSHYNAKHLKRT; encoded by the coding sequence ATGGCAAGTACCAGCCACAGCACATATGTCCTTCAGCAGCTAAACAACCAAAGAGAGTGGGGTTTTCTCTGTGACTGCTGCATTGCTATTgatgatatttattttcaagcacACAAAGCGGTCCTAGCTGCCTGCAGCTCTTATTTTAGGATGTTTTTTATGAACCACCAACACACCACAGCCCAACTGAATCTCAGCAACATGAAGATCAGCGCTGAATGCTTTGATCTCATATTACAGTTTATGTATTTAGGAAAAATTATGACGGCCCCTACCAACTTTGAGCAATTTAAAGTGGCAATGAACTATCTACAGTTATATAACGTGCCTGAATGTTTAGAAGATATACAAGATACAGACTCCTCTAATTTAAAGTGTTCATCTTCTGCTTCTAGTATACAGAATAGTAAAATGATATTTGGTGTGAGAATGTATGAAGACACACTTACTAGAAATGGCAGTGAAGTAAACAGGTGGTGTATGGAGCCACCAAGTTCAACCGTAAACACCTCCCATAACAAAGAGCCGGATGAAGAAGCTTTGCAGCTGGGCAGTTTTCCTGAACAACTGTTTGATGTTTGCAAAAAAAGTACCGTGTCCAAATTCTCTAACACAAAAGATCGTGTGTCACATTCACGCCGCTTTGGAAGAAGCTTTACCTGTGACAGCTGTGGGTTTAGTTTTAGCTGTGAAAAGTTACTGGATGAGCATGTGTTAACATGCACAAATAGGCATTCATACCAAAATACCAGGTTTTATGGTATTGAAAAAATTGACTTTAGTGAAAAAGACGCTACTTCTAAAATACTGTCTGCACAATCAGAGAACTATAAAGGGGATGCCAGTCAAGCAGCCGATGACTCTTCATCTCCAGTGTCAAACATAACAAGCAGGAACAGTAGTATAGTTGCATCTGAGACGTCCGGTGAAGAAGGAAGTAGAGCCACTGAGAGGAAAAGAATTATCATCAAGATGGAACCAGAGGATAACCCAGAAGATGAACTGAAAGATTTTAACATTATTAAAGTGACAGATAAAGACTGTAACGAATCTACTGACAATGATGAATTAGATGATGAACAGGAAGAGCCACTTTACAGATATTATGTTGCAGAAGAGATCAATGAAAAGAGACATTCTCGAAAAACTCTAAAACCCCGGTTGTCTATAGATGAGAATGCAAGAAAGTGTTTAAAAAACGCAAGGCATCTTAACAGGAAAGCCCCCCCAGTGCAGGAAGATGCGGAGAATGCGCCCTGTGAACTGTGTGGGCTAACAATTACAGAAGAAGATTTATCTGCTCATTATTTATCTAAACACATAGAAAATATATGTGCTTGTGGCAAATGTGGCCAAATATTGGTCAAGGGTAGACAGTTACAGGATCATGCACAGACATGTGGAGAACCCCAGGATCTGACAATGAATGGTATAAGAAATGCTGAGGAAAAAATGGACTTAGAAGAGAATCCTGAGGAACAGTCTGAAATAAGGGATATGATGTTTGCAGAGATATTGGAGGACTTCAGGGACAGTCACTTCCAAATGAACAGTCTTCCAAACAAACAGTTATATAAGCATTCTGCCTGTCCTTTCCGATGTCCTAATTGTGGTCAGCGTTTTGAAACTGAAACTCTAGTTGTTGAACATATGTCAAACTGCCTAGAGCAAGATCTGTTTAAGAATGCTATTATGGAAGAGAATGAAAGAGATCACAGACGCAAGCATTTCTGCAATCTTTGTGGGAAAGGATTTTATCAGCGTTGTCACTTACGGGAACATTACACTGTTCATACCAAGGAAAAACAATTTGTTTGCCAGACATGTGGAAAGCAGTTTTTAAGAGAACGTCAGCTGCGGCTCCACAATGATATGCACAAAGGCATGGCCAGGTATGTCTGTTCCATTTGTGATCAAGGAAACTTCAGAAAACATGACCATGTACGGCATATGATATCTCATTTATCAGCTGGAGAGACTATATGCCAGGTCTGCTTTCAGATATTCCCAAATAACGAACAACTGGAGCAGCACATGGATGTTCATCTGTATACATGTGGAGTATGTGGAGCAAAATTTAATTTGAGAAAAGATATGAGATCTCACTATAATGCCAAGCATTTGAAAAGAACATAA